A stretch of DNA from Bactrocera neohumeralis isolate Rockhampton chromosome 6, APGP_CSIRO_Bneo_wtdbg2-racon-allhic-juicebox.fasta_v2, whole genome shotgun sequence:
aaaataaatttatcgtTCTGCGAAAAGatgaatattaatttcaaagtaATTTGTATAATATCAATTCATATCCATCTGCGCCATCAATTGAGGAAAATTAACAcagatttcacccatttttaaTACAGAATGATAACatgttatgtatgtaaaacattATAACGAAATTTTACTGAAATATCTATCATTCTGTCTTCTCGCTCATAACCCAAGCGGTTTATACTTGTGTTAAGCTGTCTTTTAGCAAAGCTCATGAAATTTGAAAGAGCTTACATGAAACAACTggatgtgtatatatgtacttattttagaattaacttttaatagaaaaaattataacgaTAAgattaaatgaacttaaatataatTTGGCAAAAGAAAGCAAGATCCTTATGACTTTCCACGTTTCATAGTTGCTTTTGAGGAAATTATAacttactactgtgatcaaattgaaaggtgaattttgtccatttcatctcctccAAAGTAATCCGCTCCCGCTGCTATACACTAATGCCCACGAATTTTCCAGACATCATAGCACttcgaaaaatcctccgtcgtgatggccatcagtgccttcttcgattcagcttttatatcctcaattgaatcaaaacggtgtcctcggagtggtcatgtgaatttgctaataaccagaagttacacgaaggtaaatcaggcgaatgcggtggttgcggcacgatatgtTATGattgttgaaaatgtggcgataTGATCACggataaccaatgcagtatgagatggtgcattattacatttctttgttcaataaattcagacatagtaaaaatcgaagaattcacttttagagcctcataAAACGACgagtatctcaaatactaatgaatattttgacgtgaaatttagcatagatgtcattgacagtactaccaacttacaggaAAAAAGTGCCTCTGCCGTGGTGGAGGGGCTTAGGCGCAAGGCATACTCGGTATCTCCCAGCCGGTGTGGGTGGTGCCGAAAGGCACTGCCCAGGCGGGATGTCGTGTACCGCATGCGTGCGTCAACCAAGAGCtacacctcctaatccagggtgttatgcgactcccgtgcccattggatgatttgcagccaggagataaattcggctgtattctTACGGAGCCTccccaacaccgggccgaatTGGGGAATAACtgtggccttaccgcgtcaaggggctctggcgtgGCGGACCCCCTAGTTCCCCATAAGAAAAATACATCCGACAGCTCACCTCGCTGAGCCAAGGGTCGTAAGAACAAGATGAGCAACCAGAAACCAAACGTAACTACACAAAACAACCCGACAATAATTCAACAACATAGGACAACGGTCACGGTCAATGGAAAAGGACAAGTAAGCAGCGTAGCGACAGGCAAGGGTAGTCAAGGAGCTAGGCGGAAGTTTAGCTTCATTGACGCTCTCTTGCCAGAGGAGCGGGCGCTGTTTGAAGACCATGCCAGGGAGATTGATCACGACATGACCTCAAGCAGCGGCGCTCGCCTGGCGGAAGTGCCTGCTGCCGCTGAAGTAGCTACGAGCGCCGCCTATGGGAGAGTTTCAGAGCATTTTCCAGGCGGAAGTATTTGCAATAAGTCGATGCAcagagataaacctccatcgcaactatcgcaatgagcaGATAGccatactcagcgatagtcaagcagCACTAAAAGCAATCTCCTCCTACGAGATCAGATAAATGCTTGTGCAGGAGTgcagagaacggctgaacagccttgcggaaagaaaccaggtgcacctaatctgggtgccagGTCGCAGAGGAATAGCCGGTAACGAACTGGCagatgagctcgcccgctccgcagcctccaccaaaaTGGTAGGTTCCGAACCCTTTACTGGGGTgggtccccataccataaaggagctactccACAAAGAAGAAGGAGTGGGCAGGAAAGAGCATTGGCAACGAACACACGGCATGTggcatgccaagttgctaatgggagcGTACAACTTGAGCAGGTTCAAAGTTGTAATTAACCTCCCCAGGAATtaactcaggctactggtcgcattttATACTGCCCACTGCAAGCTAAATAGGCATTtgtataacatgggcctatcttcttgcacaaactgcgacatggagcctaaacaccggaacacctgctgatcgactgcacagcagtctgtagacgcaggattaAGGCCCTTGGAACCatgtttccggatagggatcgcatcgcctcactagcacccgGTAGAATATTGGACTTCATCAATGcgctggggctaagtgagtccttttgatttaggagagggcacaatagacctaaggtcgcggtgcattcctcaacgataaatctaatctaatctacaGGAAAAAAATGttccgattcgaaaaacacgcgaagtataaattaaaaatttcaatttgatcacagtagtatataaaaATCTAACTATACTTTTTGAAGTAATTGAAGTGTTAATATCTTTTCAGATTGCAatatcgtcccctcaatataacaatagcgtatgtgctcatacgccattattttttattgcatatttagaatctccatcattgattctatgtctggtcaaaatttcgtcaaattctacttccacaaagtgggtcaaaatgtcattggaaaaaatggtgcataatttcatgttcagaaatttccttcaataagaaaattacaaaaactttaaactcgattttctcaaaacccaaaaaaaattatacgctattgttatattgaggggacgatataTTCTTTTCCATAtttctatttacatatacatatcaaaAGAAGATAACGTAGAATATAATTTATGGTGTTCAAAGTAGTAGTCTTGTGCGCCCATTGAAGAACACCCAACTAAACGGCGTTAATGTATAGCAACCTAATTTTTTATAGTACAAATGTGTCACTGAATGAACTAGGAGGTTATCTACcttttaaaagataaaatataatttataaagaaaagataattatattgtatttatattggTGTATTCAATTGGTAAATTTACTGTTTGTTGTAATTGCTATTATTTatacttgaaaatataaaagtCAAGTTtctttattatgtatatatcaatttttatataaagttacaaatttacaaaattatatattgctATTTCACATTGTATATCTTATCGTTTTTATGTTACTTTACATCCTTATAacgttataataaattataattacctTAATCATTCACACTTACAGCTAGCCCCCATCTTTCGTGGGGTATACGTATAATAACTTactaagtattttaatttaactagttattaattttaaatttttaattatatatttccttatatttagttaaatataaTGGATTAAAGAATTGAgaactttactttactttaaaaaatcacAATTCAATTGTAATACGTAGccaaataatttatgccaagACAAAAGTGGAGTATTTGCATTTATACACTCATATGTATGcgcatataattaatttttttcaatcaaactgatacaaattattaaacacAGCAGTCATATTCTCCTCATGGCAGTTATgatagatatacttatgtatgtaggtatccATTCTATACCAGGGCAGTGTAATAGGGCACCAAAACactaatgtaattaaatttatattgtataactgtatgtacattcaaataattttcatcgGAAAAGTCGTTTCGGCTTCTATAGGAAAGTCtacttacatttacatatttcggTTGCACAATAATTTCCCCCCCAAGTACATATGGTGTACGAGTAGGCATAATTTGCAGGACTCATAGCCGAggccatatgtatgtgtatagaaAAGGATATTTTAAGTTATTACTCTTGAGTTGGATATAAGacatattatccaataatttaCTGAAATAATTGTGATTCTTCTGCGACATACAAATTACTGTACTACAATTCTAGCTCAATGTGGTAATCCTcaattggaaaataataaagttgtaAAACTTGTAGACACCATAATTATTATTCTTATGACAATTCCCACTTTTGGAAAAGGAACTGTCTGTgccatatgtatttgaaaaaaaacacttatttgtttgaatttgtTCCGAGGTATCATTAATCGCCTTAGTTTCAATGAATATAGAGTCTTACTGTTCTCATTTAAAATTTAGATCTTAAAATATCAGTTCATATACAACGTAATAGTTTTGTTACCTTTTattcattattgaaattttgtgacattttttcattcatttagttttatactaaaataacacaaatgcaaaaatatctaaaaaaaaaaaaagaaaatatgcaaaaacggCTAGTTATgttcattatatattttgtaagaagcatttaaaataattaagggGTACACCTAGTCTGACAGCTTAAAAAAGCGActtttgggaattaaaaaaaataccttataaattgttttaaaattctaagggtatactcgtattattgcttttttaagaaaatgcagaaaagttttagaagaaaaaaaatatatatgtatgtatgtacaaacaaaaGTCTCCTCGCTACAATGATTCAACATATTGTGTTTACAATGACCAACAATCGAAAAATAACAAGAAGTGAGAAATGCggtattttttctatttgttgaTGGAGACCTATAAATAGAAGATGAGGATTTGATAGTGATCGGATCATTTGTTTCCGAGCAGCAAACTTATAATCGTAATATATAATCATAAATATTCGTCTAAAATTTTAGTGTGTTATTTTTgaaggtatacatacatatgtacatatgtatagatagaTGCAAGAATACAAAATTGAGACTTTCGAAATTTCATATTAGGTGGTTTACAGCAGTTAACTTTACtgcttttaataagtttaatgaaaACCCAGcagttttaaaaacataaataaatagatgATCAAATTCGATACTTCGTTTTTGTATatctcatatgtatatatgaatgttaaTTTACTTCTAAACCTAATTTCATAATACTTTGGAAATATGTAAATGCTTACTTTATATTCGttcaatttaaaaaagcaaTCCAAAATTTTACTTATGTTTAAATGAcgtaattaaaattacaaatgttaCATTTAGGGGAAacactttatatataaaaattaatgcagCAATGGGCCATGAGTTTCCTTAAATAAttgtgtaaacaaattttttcattataaaatcatatcaaataaaaactaaacaaaataaattgatagttTAGTTTTAAAACACGACTTGTTTTATTAAAGGCTAATGTTTCCGTTTAACATTAGAGTCCCTACAATACAAATAATCGGACTTCTTAGACATATTCAGTGACACACGAAAATGATCACGCTTCAATCGAAAAGCTTTTTTCTTTCCGTCTTAGATTTGCAAATCAAACACAAACCCGACTAAATATTTATCTTAGTTGGTGTTTGAGATCCCTTTACGAATATATTTTACGTCCTCACAAAAATTAGAGTTAAGATCAATTTTGAGACTTTTGCTGGAAGAGTTCAGACTTTCGCAAaacaattatttcataaaatggaataattttaattttttggcttCATTATAGTGTGGGGATTGGTTGGTGAAAATGTGTCAGACATTGTCTTTCAACAGAATAATGATCTGAAACACAAAGCAAAGAGTCCCTCCTCGAGTTTGCTCAGgacattaatattattattctaGATTGGTCCCCACAAGGTCCGgaccttaaggggctataccagtgtgacgctttcaaaaatttttttttttgctttttcgatagtttatacatatattcaaaaatatcctgtgaattCGGCAAGGTCGTATTCTTTCGTCGTTTTCTCGAAacgacttttttcaaaattgctgacatcataactcaacgagaaattgaccgatcgacttcaaattaaaactgaataaaataatttaatatagctaaaaatatgctttaatacgtccatagaacgtcgaaacactcaatctagtactttcttttaaaaaaattcacgaaaatcgcctaatttttcatgcgtcacactggtatagccccttaactcAACAGAGCACCTGTGgggtatacaaaaaaaattccagaaacATGGGCAAGTTTCAGTTTAAGTATGCCTAGAATAATCAGAGCCATTATAGACGCAAAAGTTGATTATACGAAAGtttaatattaacttttaacCCTGTTAATATTAAGTCACAAAATTGATCacactgaaatattttatatttagcttcattattgcttttatttgtagttgtttaatgaaaaacaaaataaaagcatttataGGACATCAAAACATTTTCGAGTTCATCGATTAGGAATGTATTGATACCGTGTGATCAATTGTGTGAGTCACTATATATGCCTAATAAATCTATGTGCATCTAACTGGAAAATAATACAAGAGAATAATTCTATCTATTTTGCTGACGCCGAAGTAGCAGCGATTTTCAACTTAGCATACATGTTGTCACCACTTGCGGTTGTTTCGATTTTATTGAGATCCAAATGTTGTATCTCATTTTCTAAACTAATACAgtttttttcgtaatttatcTTTGGATCACAGTCCACTGAAGATTTCTCACAATTCTCAACACTTGCGACTTTTTTGTCTTTGCTTTTTTTCAAAGCATTGAGTAAAGTTTTATCTTTCGATTTGctttctttatctttatctttttctttgtttttatagtTCTTGAAACGTGGGAATATGCATCCGTTAGGTAAAAACCCAACTAATTTATCTTTTTTAGTAATAGTTGATGCGGATACTGCGGGAAAACCCGttgtattcatttttatatgattGGAAGTTGTAAGTCCTGAACTTGTACCTATGTTATTTATAGCGGGAGTTTCTATTGTGAGTATTGTGCTAGATGATAAAGGCGAAGGACTATCAATATGTTCGACAcctttacttttacttttttcttctcCGATAATAAGTTGAGGGCCAGAAAGAGTTTTGGCAGATACTTCTCTATTATCGCAAGTATCGGTTGTGACAGATAATTTATTAGTGGCATCAGTTTGATCATTTCCGTCACTTAAAATAGTAATCTCATCATCACCACCACTTGCGGTATTAGCACTTACTTCATACGTTTCTTGaggttgttttaattttacagTGTTCTTTATATGTACGGTGAAATCACCTGCTGCAGATGCATTTGTACTATCTGACTGCACAGAaacagttttattatttaaggaTTTTTCAGCTAAACTACCCAACAAAAGTTTATCCGATTTTTCTGTACATACtgtattgatttgtttttgttccgaAATTCGTACAGCTTCAGTAGACCTTGGAAACATCTGTTGAGTGGTGATGCTGTGAAAATGATGCTGCTGTCGTTGTTGTATAATTTGCTCCTCCCTTTCTCGATCTCTTTGAGCTTGCACCGCACTCCAGACATCTTTTAGTTCTCCAGATATATCCCTATCCTTTAGAATAATGGCGTTcctaaaataagataaaataaaattattttacatttattccTAGATAAATTTCACATCAGTCATATGAATTATAAGTCTCAGCAAATACTGCTTTTAAATACATTGCCACAAAATTCATCAAATGTAATATCGAAAAGCTTCGCTTCTATCGTCTCAAAGATATGAAATCATTGATGATTTAAATTGTTCCCTGTGTAAAATCCATCAGCCACGTGGAgtttacttaaaattattttttaactatgtACAATCTTTATAACCGAtcaactactgaaccgattttgatACAATTTTGAAGTATGTGTAGATATTGacccaacttaaaaaaaataggatattttttctattgaaaatcaatagtttatatataatacatatattattataattatcttTAATGTTCGGTCTGGGCTTTTTTATTCTaggaattgttgttgttgttgttgtttaacggaaatctaatccccgttgggatggtaaatgtcatttgtgttgtcgtcgatgtcatctaacggtaggcccaagaaacgtgctgtttcgacggggtcggaccaaagggagaagggcgttagatgggtggggtttgtggggcatgcaaagaggtggtcagtatcatgcggagactcgttgcatgcaggacatacgtcgggtatgtcagggtctattctggataagtaggagtttaacctgctacagtatccagaacgaagttgcgcaagggtcacacgcgtttctcgcggcagctggagctcttcatctgcgatgggtggtggtttaactccaagaacgccattcacgggaagggagtcggtgaaggtgttaatggctccgctgtgaatggcggtcagtacctgtctgAAGTTAgctgcgtccgaagtccggtcggcgtactgtacgacgtcgtcgacgtaatccaggaatgaccttttgatgctcctaggaggcggttccgctccaagcagatgactgcaggggtgatttctgcgaaagcatcccagcaagaactgcctggagaggagttcattatgctccttaactgggagcataagcgtctcactgtgtaggtgttcaatgggagacatcaaaaggcatcctgtagtggtccggagtgcagtgttctgacaggtctgtagtttcctcatctgcgtaccactgcatccaggcgaccatatgggggctgcgtaattgaggaccggccggccgattgccttgtatgttgccaacaacgtttctttgtcttttccccatgtgctgccggctagcgacttgaggattttgttgcggctctgtactttggcgataatcgcggtcgtatgaggagagaaggagcatagactgtcgaatgttacgcctaaaatcttaggattgttgacagtcggaattttgacgccgtcgactgcaatgttaagctcaagtctatactccttcgtccagtttgtgaatatggtcgctgtggatttggtgggggaaagtgtgagatttcgtgcagtgaggaaacgagaaaggtcggagaggtagctgtttaccttcgaacacatgccatcgattccattgcccgacgccaatatcgtgcagtcatcagcgtacgaggttatggaaactccttctggtggttgtgggagtttcgagatgtagaagttaaacagtagtggggagaggacaccaccctgcggaaccccctgtttaattcttctcagtttagatgttttacctcgaaatagtacggatgactggcgaccgctcagatagttcatggtccacctctttagccctggagggagcgtagttgtttcgatgtcctgcagtagcgttgtgtgattgaccgtgtcaaacgcttttgacaggtccaacgctacgaggatcgttctttcgcagggtggtttctggttgaggccacgaactatctgggcgtttatgacgctaagtgctgtggtggtgctatgcacttttcggaatccatgctggtggttgGCTAGGCtgaggtggtgagtgaaggtcgggagtagcaaggcctcaagtgtcttcactactggggagaggagagttatcggtcgataagattcccctttgttggcgggtttcccaggtttcagtagtgggaccactcttccgactttccacacatcgggtatttgaagagtggtcaacgacagattgaggaccttggtgagatatcctactcccgtcgagcctagatgctttagcattagcatgttgattccatcagggccaatggatttagatgatttagtttttttgatggcaccctgaacctcctcatcggtgaaagtaagtggcgcgccttcgtttggcattttgcgcagccgtcggttaacacatcgtttagctttgtctaccgaagggtgcagtgtaaattgccggctaaaatagctcgcgcacttcttcgggtccgaagaggcatgaccattgaattgaacttcaactcggtcgtcttGTCTCTTCGAGTTAGACagagctttgacagtagcccaaagcttactcactccggtggagaggttacaggacttcaggtgctctatccatttcgtccgcttatgttggtttaccattcgccgaatctccaaattgagatcccttattcggggatccccgggatcggcatagcgtaaggtgtcgcgctcattagctaagacggctgcttcggctgggaaattggggcggatttccgcgATTCTTCCAGAATAGGTAGAGCtttgaagg
This window harbors:
- the LOC126763369 gene encoding uncharacterized protein LOC126763369 isoform X2 — translated: MSSFMSESGTSAELQLGSRGVAVVSVTSTAAVAATAFVGASNQMNSKNPIMQRDKSETPANSCPNDMVSTNSAIEEENRFSDTRGGINLSLMQNSPPPHSYRHSRAYRHFKNPPQPHMCIRTTSESGEELFINVLSWTRIVIPQEPTDPIPLYGGMRVPPGSPRSPPIVFAVMANPEVLKDSGRHSKDPEERRAMVELMCDFVEAMNPGLKLVRNAIILKDRDISGELKDVWSAVQAQRDREREEQIIQQRQQHHFHSITTQQMFPRSTEAVRISEQKQINTSDSTNASAAGDFTVHIKNTVKLKQPQETYEVSANTASGGDDEITILSDGNDQTDATNKLSVTTDTCDNREVSAKTLSGPQLIIGEEKSKSKGVEHIDSPSPLSSSTILTIETPAINNIGTSSGLTTSNHIKMNTTGFPAVSASTITKKDKLVGFLPNGCIFPRFKNYKNKEKDKDKESKSKDKTLLNALKKSKDKKVASVENCEKSSVDCDPKINYEKNCISLENEIQHLDLNKIETTASGDNMYAKLKIAATSASAK
- the LOC126763369 gene encoding uncharacterized protein LOC126763369 isoform X1 produces the protein MSSFMSESGTSAELQLGSRGVAVVSVTSTAAVAATAFVGASNQMNSKNPIMQRDKSETPANSCPNDMVSTNSAIEEENRFSDTRGGINLSLMQNSPPPHSYRHSRAYRHFKNPPQPHMCIRTTSESGEELFINVLSWTRIVIPQEPTDPIPLYGGMRVPPGSPRSPPIVFAVMANPEVLKDSGRHSKDPEERRAMVELMCDFVEAMNPGLKLVRNAIILKDRDISGELKDVWSAVQAQRDREREEQIIQQRQQHHFHSITTQQMFPRSTEAVRISEQKQINTVCTEKSDKLLLGSLAEKSLNNKTVSVQSDSTNASAAGDFTVHIKNTVKLKQPQETYEVSANTASGGDDEITILSDGNDQTDATNKLSVTTDTCDNREVSAKTLSGPQLIIGEEKSKSKGVEHIDSPSPLSSSTILTIETPAINNIGTSSGLTTSNHIKMNTTGFPAVSASTITKKDKLVGFLPNGCIFPRFKNYKNKEKDKDKESKSKDKTLLNALKKSKDKKVASVENCEKSSVDCDPKINYEKNCISLENEIQHLDLNKIETTASGDNMYAKLKIAATSASAK